The following coding sequences lie in one Lacerta agilis isolate rLacAgi1 chromosome 4, rLacAgi1.pri, whole genome shotgun sequence genomic window:
- the ALOX5AP gene encoding arachidonate 5-lipoxygenase-activating protein: MDQEVVGYIVLLVIVTLLSVVQNAFFASKVEQESKNSTGKIVHRGGTSPFERVFTANQNCRDAYPTFLAVLWCAGLLCSQAPAAFAGLMYLFVRQKYFVGYMGERTQSTPGYIFGKRIIAFLFLMSVAGVLNYYLGYFFGSDFQMYIKTITGTISPLLLIP, from the exons ATGGACCAAGAAGTGGTGGGGTACATTGTCCTCCTGGTCATCGTTACGCTTTTAAGCGTCGTCCAAAATG CCTTTTTTGCAAGCAAAGTAGAACAGGAAAGCAAGAACAGTACGGGCAAAATTGTTCACCGTGGCGGTACATCTCCCTTTGAGCGAGTCTTTACAGCCAA CCAAAACTGCAGAGATGCCTATCCTACCTTTCTTGCTGTGCTTTGGTGTGCTGGCTTGCTGTGTAGTCAAG CTCCTGCTGCCTTTGCGGGACTGATGTACTTGTTTGTGAGACAGAAGTACTTTGTCGGCTATATGGGGGAAAGGACACAGAG cactcCTGGTTACATTTTTGGAAAACGCATCATAGCTTTCCTGTTCCTTATGTCTGTCGCTGGAGTCCTCAACTATTACCTGGGTTACTTTTTTGGAAGCGATTTTCAAATGTATATAAAAACCATAACTGGTACCATCTCCCCACTGCTGCTTATTCCTTAA